In Carya illinoinensis cultivar Pawnee chromosome 9, C.illinoinensisPawnee_v1, whole genome shotgun sequence, the following are encoded in one genomic region:
- the LOC122275222 gene encoding germin-like protein 9-3 — protein sequence MASKTLTMKLFSLLVFSYAIIKMATASDPNILIYFLVPKNFSVVDGNFFTFIGMHSLIGAKPPTTFKVFKASLVEFPALEGQSVSYVILEFANGSTNPPHIHPRSAELLFLVEGSLQVGFVDTTNKLYTQILQTGDRFVFPKGLVHFQYNANSENSAIAIASFGSANARTVSLPNTLFATGINDTVLAKSFKTDVPTIQALKDGLVP from the coding sequence ATGGCCTCTAAAACTCTCACCATGAAACTCTTCTCACTACTAGTTTTTTCATATGCCATCATCAAAATGGCAACTGCCAGTGATCCAAAcatcttaatatattttctagTCCCCAAAAACTTTAGCGTTGTTGATGGAAACTTTTTCACATTTATTGGCATGCATTCCCTTATCGGAGCAAAACCTCCTACAACATTTAAGGTCTTTAAAGCAAGCTTAGTTGAATTCCCAGCTCTGGAAGGACAAAGTGTTTCCTATGTTATCCTTGAATTTGCAAATGGCTCCACTAATCCACCCCACATCCATCCCCGCTCAGCTGAGCTCCTTTTTCTTGTTGAGGGTTCTCTGCAGGTAGGGTTTGTTGATACAACCAACAAGCTCTACACTCAAATACTTCAAACTGGTGATAGGTTTGTGTTTCCCAAAGGACTTGTTCACTTTCAGTACAATGCTAACTCTGAAAATTCTGCTATAGCGATTGCATCTTTTGGGAGTGCAAATGCTAGAACTGTTTCACTTCCAAACACTTTGTTTGCCACTGGGATCAATGACACTGTGTTGGCTAAATCCTTCAAGACCGATGTTCCCACCATTCAAGCTCTTAAGGATGGTCTTGTTCCCTAG